One Lepus europaeus isolate LE1 chromosome 7, mLepTim1.pri, whole genome shotgun sequence DNA segment encodes these proteins:
- the TRIM29 gene encoding tripartite motif-containing protein 29 produces the protein MEAADASRSNGSTPEARDSRSPPGPSGGLENGSKADGKDAKTTNGHGGEVAEGKGLGSALKAAEGKSALFSGSEWRRPIIQFVDSVDDKGSNYFSMDSAEGRRSPYAGLQLGAAKKPPVTFAEKGELRKSIFSETRKPAVSIMEPGEGRRNSSPRADTGLLLRSKAGSEEVLCDSCIGNKQKAVKSCLVCQASFCELHLKPHLEGAAFRDHQLLEPIRDFEARKCPLHGKTMELFCQTDQTCICYLCMFQEHKNHSTVTVEEAKAEKETELSLQKEQLQLKIIEIEDEAEKWQKEKDRIKSFTTNEKAILEQNFRELVRDLEKQKEEVRAALEQREQDAVDQVKVIVDALDERAKVLHEDKQIREQLHSISDSVLFLQEFGALMSNYSLPPPLPTYHVLLEGEGLGQSLGNFKDDLLNVCMRHVEKMCKADLSRNFIERNHMENGGDHRYMNNYTNSYTSEWSTPDTMKRYSMYLTPKGGARTSYQPGSPSRLSKETNQKNFSNLYGTKGNYTSRVWEYSSSVQSSDDLPAVQGSSSFSLKGYPSIVRSQVPKAQPQTWRSGKQTLLSHYRPFYVNKGNGMGSNEAP, from the exons ATGGAAGCTGCAGACGCCTCCAGGAGCAACGGGTCCaccccagaagccagggactcccgCAGCCCGCCGGGCCCCAGCGGCGGCCTGGAGAACGGCTCTAAGGCCGATGGCAAGGACGCCAAGACCACCAACGGCCACGGCGGGGAGGTGGCCGAGGGCAAGGGCCTGGGCAGCGCCCTGAAGGCCGCGGAAGGAAAGAGCGCCCTGTTCTCGGGCTCCGAGTGGCGACGGCCCATCATCCAGTTTGTGGACTCCGTGGACGACAAGGGCTCCAACTACTTCAGCATGGACTCTGCCGAAGGCCGGCGCTCACCCTACGCCGGCCTGCAGCTTGGTGCCGCCAAGAAGCCGCCGGTCACCTTTGCCGAGAAGGGAGAGCTGCGCAAGTCCATCTTCTCGGAGACCCGCAAGCCCGCCGTGTCCATCATGGAGCCGGGAGAGGGCCGCAGGAACAGCTCCCCCCGGGCCGACACGGGCCTCCTGCTGCGGTCCAAGGCGGGCTCCGAGGAGGTGCTGTGCGACTCGTGCATCGGCAACAAGCAGAAGGCGGTCAAGTCCTGCCTGGTGTGCCAGGCCTCCTTCTGCGAGCTGCACCTCAAGCCCCACCTGGAGGGTGCCGCCTTCCGCGACCACCAGCTGCTGGAGCCCATCCGGGACTTCGAGGCCCGCAAGTGCCCCCTGCACGGCAAGACCATGGAGCTCTTCTGCCAGACCGACCAGACCTGCATCTGCTACCTCTGCATGTTCCAGGAGCACAAGAACCACAGCACCGTGACGGTGGAGGAGGCCAAGGCCGAGAAGGAG ACGGAGCTGTCGCTGCAGAAGGAGCAGCTGCAGCTGAAGATCATTGAGATCGAGGATGAAGCTGAGAAGTGGCAGAAGGAGAAAGACCGCATCAAG AGCTTCACCACCAACGAGAAGGCCATCCTGGAGCAGAACTTCCGGGAGCTGGTGCGGGACctggagaagcagaaggaggAAGTGAGGGCCGCCCTGGAGCAGCGGGAGCAGGACGCTGTGGACCAAGTGAAAGTGATCGTGGACGCGCTCGACGAGAGGGCCAAAGTGCTGCACGAGGACAAGCAGATCCGGGAGCAGCTGCACAGCATCAGCGACTCGGTGCTGTTTCTGCAG GAATTTGGCGCCTTGATGAGCAATTATtctctgcccccgcccctgcccacctACCACGTCCTGCTGGAGGGGGAGGGCTTGGGACAGTCACTCGGCAATTTCAAGGACGACCTGCTCAACGTGTGCATGCGCCACGTCGAGAAGATGTGCAAGGCGGACCTGAGCCGTAACTTCATCGAGAGGAACCACATGGAGAACG gcgGGGACCATCGTTACATGAACAACTACACAAACAGCTACACGAGCGAGTGGAGTACACCTGACACCATGAAGAGGTACTCCATGTACCTTACACCCAAGG GTGGGGCCCGTACTTCCTACCAGCCGGGGTCTCCGAGCCGCCTCTCCAAGGAGACCAACCAGAAGAATTTCAGCAATCTGTATGGCACCAAAG gTAACTACACCTCCCGGGTCTGGGAGTACTCGTCCTCGGTCCAGAGCTCCGACGACCTGCCCGCAGTCCAGGGCAGCTCCTCTTTCTCCCTGAAAG GCTATCCCTCGATTGTCCGCAGTCAGGTTCCCAAGGCCCAGCCCCAGACTTGGAGATCTGGCAAGCAGACCCTACTG